GGGCGGAAAAGCCGGAATAGTTCCTCCAGACAAAACAACGTTCGATTTCCTTGAAGGTATCGCGGCAGAAGAATACGAGCCTGTTTATGCAGATGAAGATGCCGTATATTCAAGCGAATACACCTTTGATGTAAATGAACTTGAACCACAGATAGCATGTCCTCACCAGGTAGACAACGTGCATGACATATCTGACATAAAGCCAACAAAACTTGACCAGGCATTCATAGGCACCTGTACCAACGGAAGGCTGGAAGACCTTGAAGTTGCCGCATCCATCCTTAAAGGAGAAAAGGTTGCCATACGCACGCTTATCATACCTGCATCCCGCAATGTGATGATAGAAGCGGTAAGGAAAGGCATAATTGAGACTCTGCTTGAGGCAGGAGCTGTAATAGGTTCACCCGGATGCGGACCATGTCTGGGAGGACACATGGGAGTTATTGGGAAAGGCGAGACCTGCATTTCCACAGCCAACAGGAACTTCAAGGGAAGAATGGGTGTTGGAGGTTTCATTTACCTGGCATCCCCGGCAACGGCTGCTGCGTCTGCCCTTACAGGCGAGATAACTGACCCGCGCGAAATCTGATATTCTATTAAAGCGTAGTAAGAATGGAGTTAGCAAAATGGAACTTGACAAACATAAACTTGAGCACCTCATGGGACACTGGATCGAACATAATGACAGTCACAGCAAAAGTTTCAATGAGTGGGCTGAAAAGATCGAAGCTGCAGGATATGCAGATATAGCCAAAGATGTCAGGAGTGCTGCAAAGAAAATGGACGAATGTTCTGTTTTGCTTGAAACTGCCAGACAGAAGCTTGAATGAGCAGGACGTGTTAATGACAGTTAAAATTCAAAATTTCCTCACAGGCATTGTTCTGGTGGCGTGTATGCTTTGCCTCTGCACAGTTGCAAGTGCTGCCACCAGTGTCAGCATACTTCCTTCAGTTGACACTGTAGCTCCGGGAGAAAGTTTTACGCTGGACATATATGTCAGACCTGACACACAGGTTGCAGGCGTTCAGCTTGATCTGGATTATGATGCTTCGCTTGTAAGCATTGAAAGTATCGAGGAAGGCGACTTCCTTTCAAGCACAGGTTCACCTGTCATGTTCAATCCCGGAACCATTGACAATAACCAGGGAACTGCGACGCAGATATATGGCACTCTTATCATGGGAGACGGAACTTCAGATGAAGGAACATTCTGTACGATTAAGCTGAAAGCATCTGAAGCAACAGGCACATGCCAGATAAGAATCGAGAACATCGTCGTTGGCGATAAGCAGGGCGATGAACTGGATGCTGTCACTTATGATGCGCTGGTAAGCGTTAGTGATGAGACTGAAACTTCAGACAGGAATAATGACAACGACGATGGCGAGGAATTGAACATTGTTGTCAGACAGGAAGAAAATACCGATACGTCATCAACTGAGAAAGCATCCCCTGCCATAGAAGAAGAAGAAGAAACATCACTTCAGAGTGTAGAGGATATTGCAGAACCTGCTGCCATACAGGAAGCAACATCTGCACCGGAATCTGAAAGCAGCTCATCTAATGTCAGCATACTTGCAGCTGCAGCCGTTGCATTCCTTGCACTGGCATTTGTCCTTGACAGAAAAAGAAAGTAACTGAACGAAAATAAGTAAATAAAGGGATTTTAGTCCCTTTAGCTTTTTTAACCTGACTTTTTTAGAGAAAAATCCTGCACTCATCTTCCAAGTTCTGCGTGGGCTTTTGCAAGATGACCGGCAGCCTGCGCACCTACAAGTGAGATCTCACCTGCCAGCACAGCAGAAGCAATTATCTCTGCAAGCTTTTTAGCGTTAGAACCTGGAGGAGTACCTGAACCATTAGCACCAAGAAGTCTCAGGCATTCATACTGAGTTCCAAGATTGGTGCCGCCTCCAACAGTACCCAGAGCCATTGCCGGAATGGTGACAGAACAGTAGACATCACCATATCTTGTCATTTCCATGGTTGTTATGGCGCTACTTCCTTCCACCACATGAGCAGGATCCTGACCGCATGCAATATACATTGCAGCTATGATGTTCGCAGCATGGGCATTATATCCCAGGGAACCTGCGCGTGCAGAACCAAGAAGGTTCTTGCGGTAATTCACCTCGACCATGGTATCTGGCTTGCATTTGAGACGTTTCTCAACAAGTTCTGCAGGAATCGTCACATCTGCAACAACGGTCTTTCCTCTTCCAAGAATATTATTTATTGCCGCAGGCTTCTTGTCAACACACATATTGCCTGAAAGTGAGATAGGGATCGCACCGAACTCATCTTTTATGAGGTTGAGAACTGCATCTGTGGCAATAGTTACCATATTCATGCCCATGGCATCTTTAGTATCATAGGAAAAGCGCACATACACTGAGTTTCCGGTTACAAAGGGCTTTACATCCACTAACTCGCCAAAACGGGTGGTTTCAGCAGCCTTTGCCTTCATGCGGGCTAAAACCTCCGGGTTCTGCAACCAGTCTGAAAACTCTTTTGCCTTGATAACATTCTCCAGCCTGAAAACCGGAGCACGGGTCATTACATCCTGAAATACCCTTACATTTGCACCGCCGGACATGGTGATAACAGAACATCCCCTGTTGACACTGGCAACAAGTGCACCTTCTGTTGTTGCAAGTGGAAGGCGGAACTCATCTTTTGCAAATTCCCCGTTAACTTTAAGCGGGCCTGCAACACCCAGAGGAATCTGAATAACGCCTATCATATTCTCAATATTTTTCTTAGTTGCACTCTCAACATCGATCGAGAAATTCTGTATATGATCAAAATTAAATCCTGATTTTTCCTCAAGAGAATATCTTCTGATCATCACAGCCGTTTCCTTGTCAGTAAGGCTGTCAAGTTTATGATAAGATATCTCGCCTGAAATGACTCCTTCAAGCAACTCTTTTTTTTCCCTGTTCAAATCCATTCTTGATGTCATATATAATCTCCAGTGAATTAAACAAACAGCATCCCATAACGTTTTTTATAAATGGGAACTTGGTATCAATAATACAAATAGTTCACGCCCTGTAATTCCCGGCCTCTGATGAAGATAAAAATCCCGGGTTTCCGAGAAATAAAATTAAATACGTGATTTTTTATATTAGGATAACATAATAAACAATATTCTAAAATGTACGGATGATAATCTACAAGTCCTATCAAAAAGGGCTTACTCATTAATAGAAATTGTTTGGGATATGACTATTAGAAATTGAACAGAGAGATATAAAGAGTGGTAAAATGACAGATGCCGATCCATCAGAAAGAGTGAGTTCCGGTATTTCCGGACTGGATGAAATGTTGCGTGGAGGATTCTTTAAAGGAACTGCAAATGTCGTATCAGGCGATTCTGGTACAGGTAAAACGATATTTGGAACACAGTTCATTGCAGAGGGAGCAAAGAATGGCGAAAAGGTAATGTGCATCATCACCTCTGAAGAATCAAAATCTATTGTTAAAGAAATGAAGACATCTTTTGGATGGAACCTTGAAGAGTATGTTGAACAGGGCCTTTTAACCTTTGTAGACATCACAGATCCAAGCCTGCGCCTCCAGAAGAGTGTTGAAATTGCACCATCAGAGCTTATTAAAAGCTTTAAGAAACTTATTGAAAGCAAGATAGAAGACATACAGCCAACACGCATCTTCATAGACTCCGTGGAAGCACTGTTCCTTGCAATTGAATCAAATTACAAGCTCAGAACACTTATCGATGATGTGTTCAGTGTTTTCCGCAAGCATAATGTTACCTCTGTGATAACAGTGGGAGCAATGTTCGGACTTGATGAAATGGTGGAATACGGTGCGGATTCTGTAATAAAGCTCGGACGCATAATGGCAGGAAACAACCTTCAGCGTTCGATATATATCATGAAGATGAGAGGATCCGGCACAATAAATGAGGTCCGTGTGCTCAGTATCTCAGACAGCGGCATGTCAGTTCTTGCCCAGTCACCATATTTAGAATAAGTGGCATTTCTATTTCTGCCACTTTTTTATCTGTTTTTTGTTTTCAACTAATCATTTTTACATAATTGCTGAATTCTCTGAGTGGCAACTATATCAGGATTTCTAAAAAAATGTGTTTTAGTCTCTGTAAAAATCATGCATTTAAACCTTAAGGTAAGAAGCAAACAAGATCAACCGTAGTTCATGAATAACTAAAACGATCCCGAAGGGTACGGCGAAGCCGGCGTTTTCCAATCATAAGAAAAATAATCTGCATAATACTTTGAAATTCTTTCTTTGCAGGACTTCTGTAGAATTGTAATTATCTACTTTATTACTTTCTGTATAGAATATAAGGAATGTGCCGCCTTCGGCGGATGGTTGCTTTGTATTTAGCTTAACTGTTGTTTTTATGGAAATATGGAATGCAGTTTGTGTCACTCACAGGATGTACCAGTCATTATCATTAACACCGGCATTTTCATCTTCTGGACCTTTTGATTCGGAAATGCCCTGAGACAACTCATTTCCCATAAATGCTGCAATTGCATCAGAGAAATCCTGAAGATAACTTGCCTGGTTAAGACTGCCGTAAATGAATTTCTTGTCTGGCTGAACATGCGAGTTAATGGTTTCCTCTTTGGGAACTATGGTCACTTCAACACCGGACATCTCAACTGCAAGTTCCATTGCCCTTCTGAAATCACCGATGCAATAAGCGACTCTGTGTTTGTAATTGTCCCGGGTCTTTTCAAGATACTCTGCTAGCCTCTGGCTTTCCATTTTGATAAAATCCCTTTTTATCTTGGCAACATTGCATTTACCCAGCATGAACTGGTAATCCATAAAAGGATACTCAGTATCGAGTTCACGAGGAGTTATGCCGCATGTGCCGAAAACCACAACATGAACATTTTCAGGTTCAAGCATCCCGAATATCACCTTATCGAAGATCTTGTGAGAAGGACTTTCATGATAGGGTTTCTTTTTTGCGCAGGGCACAAATATACAAAAATCCCTAACTGGTGGAGCATACTCGGTCAGTATCCACTCGTTTGCGCGTATCATATCAGGATGATATATTATTTCATCAGTATCCAGCGGAAGACTGGAACGTTCATCTTCAGGTATTATTGTCAAGCACAGGAAAATCTGGCAAACTATATATATAATTGACGCAATCTCTATTCGGTTTTGTGTAAACTGTACAACAGTTCCGGCACAGTGTTTATATTAAAAATTACAAACTAATGAGGAAAAACATGGCGAGTTCTATACCTGAAATGCTGAGAGCGGAATGTAAATGCGAAGATATGGCAAAATGTGTTCTCGGCCTGAAAGAACTTGACATCAGCACCTACAAAGCTCTTCTTGAGAACGGACCCATGACCGCAGAGAAACTTGGGGAACTCCTTGGTCGCGAGCGCAGTACAGCATATCGCTCATTGCAAAACCTGATCTCAGCCGGTCTTGTTTACAGGGAAACTAAATCCATATCCATTGGCGGATACTATTACGAATATGTGGGTATCGAACCTGTTGTTGTAAAAGAGATGATCCGCAAGAACATAGACCAGTGGTATAAGAAAATGAACGACCTTATTGAGAACTTCGATAAGGAACTGCTTTCCTGATTCTCCCGGCCTTATTTTAAAATCACAAGCAGTAGATACACCTGAGTTTTTACTTTATTTTTAGTGTGAATAATTATATAATATTAGTGCATATGTAACTGTTACACATTGTGTTCGGCCCCGGCGCAGAACACAAGGTTACAAGAAATAATCTCTTGCGGTGTGGGATCATGAGGGATGCAGATAAAAGCAAAGAGCAGTTAATTCAAGAACTGCGGGAACTCAGAAATAAGTATGAGAGCACTTTTGAGGAGCACGAGTCTCCATGCGGCACCATTGATGAGATAATAAAAAAAGACCTTGTTGAAAATAAAGAGAATTACAGACAGGCAATTTCATCAATTTCAAGTATCATCTGGAAATTAAATGTTGATAATGGTGAAATAACAAACGTATACATCTCCCCGGTTGCCGATGATATTTTAGGACTTGAGGCTGGCGTAATTAACAATGACTGGGATATATTTCTTTCCTATATTCACCCTGATGATGCTTATACCATTTATAATAAAATAATGAACGGCATCAAAAATAATCAATTGAAGATCAATATTGATTTCAGGGCTAAAAGAGCAGACGGGATGAAACTATGGTTCTGTTGCAACTGCTCCATTTTGAAAAATAATGGTGATGCCCGTGTCTTTGGAAATGCTGTTGATATCACTGAGCACAAAAGAACAGAACATGAATTGAAGAATAAGAACAATGAGCTTATTCAGATAGTGAACAGTTTCCCCGTTCCGATGTTCGTAATAAATAAAGAACATGAAGTCACCTGCTGGAACAAAGCATGTGAAAAGGAGACTGACATATCAGCCGAAAGAATGATTGGTACAAAAGATCCATGGCTGGCATTCTATCCAAAGAAAAGACCGGTTCTGGCTGATCTGATAGTTGATAAGAATATCGAAAGCATTGAAGACTTCTATGAAGAAAAGAGCCTGAAAACTTCATTCATTGAAGGCGGATATGACGGTGAGGATTTCTTCCCTCTTTTGAACAAATGGTTATATTTCACCGCGGCTCCCCTGAAAGATATGGACGGGAACATAATAGGTGCCATAGAGACCTTACAGGACAAAACTATTGAAAAGCAGGCAGAGGACGCACTGATAGCTGCCAAGATGCTTGCAGAGAACGCCTCGCGAACGAAAAGTGAGTTCCTTTCAAACGTAAGTCATGAACTAAGAACTCCATTAAGCCTTATATTAGGGTATTCTGACCTCTTACTTGAAGAAAATGAATTAATGGATCAACAACAGGTGAAATTTGCAGGAATAATAAAATCAGGCGGTTCAAGACTTCTTGATATGATAAATTCCCTGATATATATTGCAGAGATAGAAGATGGAAAAATGGAGCTTGAGATAAGCGATTTCTCACTACCTGAAATGGTCTATGACATACAGAAAGTTGCAAGGTCCATAGCAATAAAGAAGAATGTAAAGCTTGATTTTACACTTGATCCTAACTTAAGGACGATCTATGCCGACAAATCCAAACTAAAGATCATATTCCACCACTTGATCACAAACGCTATCAAATTCACTCCCGAACAGGGAAAGATATGGGTCGATATAAGGCACGACCACGGAAACACATTATTTATCGATGTGAAAGATAACGGAATCGGAATATCAGATGACGATAAAGTTAAGCTCTTTGATACTTTTGTCCAGGTTGACGGCTCCCCTACCCGCAGATACGGAGGAAGCGGACTTGGTCTTGCCCTTGTGAAGAAACTGGTAGAGATACACAAAGGAAGTATCTGGCTTGAGAGTGAACCCGGAAAGGGCAGCACTTTCCATCTGGTCATTCCTGCTCAGAATGAGATTATAAAGCGGACTAATGTGTTACTACATCCAACGGTAATCTGAAAGAAAATATACTGCCTTTGCCCAGCTCACTTTCCACAAAAACATCACCACCATGCATCTCAACAAACCTTTTTACAAGTGAGAGTCCAAGACCTGTCCCATCATATTTTCTGGATATCGTGGAATCTATCTGCTGGAAAGGCATGAAAAGTTTCTCCATATCATCGGGTGCAATGCCGATTCCATCGTCAATTACCGAGAATTCGGCCATATCGCCTTTAAGGCATGCCTTAAGCATCACGTGACCACCATTCGGAGTGAACTTTATAGCATTGGTTGCAAGATTGAAGAGTATTTGTTTAAAGCGAACCTTATCAGCTGTAATAGATAGTGTCTTAGGCTCAATGGAAGTACTGATCTCAATATCCTTTTTCCTTGCAAATGGAGAAACTATGTTAAGGACGTTACCAAATTTCTCTTCCACAGAGAATGTCTCATAATGCAATTCCATCTTTCCGGATTCTATCTTTGAAATATCGAGAATGTCATTAATAAGCTTTAAGAGGTGCTTCCCACTGTGGGAAATATGACCAAGTGATCTCTTCTGCTGATCATTGAGGCCACCATATGATTCATCAAGCAAAAGATCAGAATAGCCAATGACAGCATTAAGAGGAGTACGAAGTTCATGACTCATAGTAGCAAGGAATTCACTCTTTGTCCTGTTGGCTTCCTCAGCCATAATTTTGGAATTAATTATAGCTTCTTCAGCAGATTTGCTTTCAGAGATATCCTGGTAATTCTCGAGAATGAACTGATTCCCTTCAATGAATATCCTTTTCGAATTTTTAAGAATTGGAGTCTTGGTACCGTTCTTGCACTTTATGGCAGTATCCATTCCCTGGAAACCATCAAGACCATCAACCCATATGGGACATTTCTTTGATAATGATCCTTTCGGACAGACAATGTCACATAGTTGACCTACTAATTCCTCTCTTGTGTATCCTGTTATCTCACAGGTTCGCTGGTTCACATCCTCAATAATGTAATCCTTTCCTATGATGAGAGTGCCACCGGGTATGTTCTCATATAGTATCTTAAAACGTTCCTCTATTTCCTTAAGATTTTTTTCTGCCCTTTTGCGCTCACTGATATCGTCAAGATAAAGAATAACCTTACTTGCTGATTCAAGAGGGACATATACAGTAGACATAAAAAAGTCTCTGCCGGTAATAGTTTCATCTGGCAGAAGGATATCCATATTACCTTCTATATGATGATGATCTTTCCCGGTCTTGAAAGTATTGAGAACAATATTACGGATTGTGCAACGTGAACATTCAGGAGTGTTACCACATCCATTGCCGCGAACAGAATTCACACAGGAGAAAATATCCCCTCCAAGCATACCCAATACTGATGCAGGATCACGACCAATTAACTCAGAACCTGCCTTGTTAATTTTTTCAATACGAAAATCGTTGCCTATGATCAATATTAAATTAGGTGCAGATTCAAAAACAGCGTCATTCACTTTTTTGATAGCCAAAACACCAGAACTGTCACTGGATTTTCCGGCTTTATCTTTATCTGGAATACAAACATTATCTCGATCCATAATTTATCCCTATTTTAGTAATTCCAGACGAATAAAGCCATTATTCATATTCTCACCAGATTAGATCCATCTTTTGCGGACAGACAGAATAGCCTGCTAGTTCTATAAAGAACTCAAAAAGAGAATCCTTTTCTTTCTCAGATGAGAGCAATAATCTTTTTCATCCGGTTTCTTCCAACCAATTAGCAAAGACCGATAACGGAGATAGCCCATATAAGCAGCTATTAGTGCATACATGATATAATAATTGGAGTATTAAAATATATTGCCGTTATATGAAATACATACCAATTATCCTTTTTAGTGTACATTACAAGTATCTTGAATATACGAACACACAAACGTTATAGTATTTCTATGTGCATTAGAAATTATTTTATAAAAACGTTGCTATTTTATACTGAACACCGGTTTTGGAAGAAATGAGAAAAAATATAATTGAGACTGAACAAAAAGAAAATAGAGGTAGATCATAATTTGCCCGTATTTATCGTTATTAATATGATGTTGAATAATATATTAATTGTATAACAACCTCTGGTTTACAAACTTCTGCTATTCAACATCAAATTTCAAATTATATACATATCTTCCTGAACAGATAGGAACCCACTATAACCATCAGTAAAGTGAATCCTGAAAGAACTCCGAAACTTACAACAGGATCGATCTGTGAAGTTCCAAGCAGGCCGTACCTGATGCCTTCCACACCGTATGTAAGAGGGTCCAGTAATGTAAGTGACCTGATCCATTCAGGCAGGCTGTCTATTGGGAACAGTGCTCCTGACAGACCGAATATCGGGAATATCACAAAGTTCATGATAAGCTGGAACCCGTGCATGTCCTCCATTCTTGAAGCGATGGCAATTCCAAATGCAGTGAAAGAAAGTCCTATCAGCGTCATAAAGATTATCGCCACGATAAATCCCGGAATAGTGCTTATCTCCAGTCCCATGAACAGTGCCAGGACCAGGATGATAAGTCCCTGAATAACGGCTGTTGTGGCTCCACCTACCGTCTGGCCAAGCATTATCTCAAATCTTGAAACCGGCGCCACCAGAGTCTCTTTCAGAAAACCGAACTGCTTGTCCCATATTATCTGTATGCCTGCAAAGACAGACGTGAAAAGTACGCTCATTGAAACAATGCCTGGCATTATAAATCCTATGTAACCCTGCTCCATTCCTGGCATGGTAACTACGGAATTAAGTCCGAAACCAAGTACAAGGAAAAGGAACAATGGCATTCCAAGACTGCCTATGAGCCTGCTTTTTGAACGAACGTAACGCTTTACGCTTCTTAACCATATAGTGTAGACGATATCCATTTTATCTCCTCCCTACTTTTCGCATCATTCTCATCTGGTCCTTTGAACTGGCTTCCTCTTCCCTGATGGTCCGGCCTGTAAAGTGAAGGAACACGTCTTCAAGAGTTGGTTTGTGAATTGAGAGAGAACTTATATCGATATTTTTTGCAGATGCAACGTTGACAATGTGTGCAACATGCTTTTCGGCATTCTGTATGCCAATGGTTATAGAAGAATCATGCAGCTCTATGCTTTTAATCTCCGGCATGGACTTTATTGCAGAATAAAGAGCATCCCTTTGCGGTGAAACGATGGTTATCACATCACCGCCAATATCATTCTTGAGATTCTCTGAAGTATCCATTGCTATGATCTTACCTTTATCGATAATGGCTATTCGATGGCAGAGCTTGTCAGCTTCTTCCATGTAGTGAGTTGTAAGGATGATGGTGATACCTTTTTCCTTGTTCAGTTTGTCAATGTAATCCCATAGGTGGTTTCTTGTCTGCGGGTCAAGGCCAAGTGTTGGTTCGTCCAGGAAAAGTACCTGTGGTTCATGCATAAGACCACGTGCTATCTCAAGGCGGCGGCGCATACCACCGGAATATGTTTTCACAAGATTGTCTTTCTTATCGTACAGCTCCACAAGTTTCAGGAGCTCAGTGATCTTCTTTTGCCTCGTACTTTTAGGAATACGGTAAAGCCTGCCATGAAAATCCATGTTCTCATAGGCCGTGAGTTCCTCATCAAGGCTCTGGTCCTGGAAAACTATTCCTATGGATTTCCTGACGTTGTCCTGATCTTTCAGGATGTCAAAACCGTTCACTGAAGCTTTTCCCGAACTTGGGAGGAGCATGGTTGAAAGCATAGACATTGTCGTGGTCTTCCCGGCTCCGTTTGGACCAAGCAGACCGAATACTTCACCCTTTTTTATGCTGAAAGACAGGTTATCTACGGCGGTGAAATCACCGAATTTCCGTACAAGATTCTCAACTTCAATTGCATACATTTTTCATACACCAATGCCTTCGAATATTATTTCGATCTTTGAGGATATATCTTTTGAAAATGAATAATCGGTCTCAGAATGCAGCCAGGTCATAAGAGTGTGGAAATAGACCGCATAGATGGTTTCTGCTGCCAGTTTAGGATCAATGCCGGATTTTATCTCACCTTTTGCTTTTCCTTCCTGTATGAAGTCAGTGAGTACATTAATGAAAAAATCATGCTTCTTTTTTCCGGCAGCATGGTCTGCTGGCTTATGACCTGAGGACATTATCATCTTTCTGTGTTCAAATGCCAATAACCTCAAAATCTCTTTGTCCTTTTCGTAATATTCAGCGACAAGAACAAGGAAAGCCCTGATCTTCTCACTGGAGGGAACATCACGACTTATCTGCTCTTTCATGATATTGATTATGAACTCTTCCTTCTGTTCCCTGAAGTAGGTCAAAAGTGATTCTTTTGTTGGAAAATAGTTGAAAAAAGTACCTTTGGCAATACCGGCTTCCTTTGTGATCTCATCGACCGTTGTATTCTCAAATCCTTTTTCCTTGAACAGTCTGCCTGATATCTCAAAGATCCTGTTACGGGTCTCTTTTTTCTTTTTTTCTCGCAGAGACATGTATCCTCATATTTAACACGGCCATAAAATGACCACAGTCATAAATGACCAGAGTCATATTTAACTATTGCGAATACCAGAAATTAAATAAAATACCTGTGCGAGAATATTATGCCGGAGTGAACAAAATGGAT
The sequence above is a segment of the uncultured Methanolobus sp. genome. Coding sequences within it:
- a CDS encoding TetR/AcrR family transcriptional regulator, which produces MSLREKKKKETRNRIFEISGRLFKEKGFENTTVDEITKEAGIAKGTFFNYFPTKESLLTYFREQKEEFIINIMKEQISRDVPSSEKIRAFLVLVAEYYEKDKEILRLLAFEHRKMIMSSGHKPADHAAGKKKHDFFINVLTDFIQEGKAKGEIKSGIDPKLAAETIYAVYFHTLMTWLHSETDYSFSKDISSKIEIIFEGIGV
- a CDS encoding ATP-binding cassette domain-containing protein; the encoded protein is MYAIEVENLVRKFGDFTAVDNLSFSIKKGEVFGLLGPNGAGKTTTMSMLSTMLLPSSGKASVNGFDILKDQDNVRKSIGIVFQDQSLDEELTAYENMDFHGRLYRIPKSTRQKKITELLKLVELYDKKDNLVKTYSGGMRRRLEIARGLMHEPQVLFLDEPTLGLDPQTRNHLWDYIDKLNKEKGITIILTTHYMEEADKLCHRIAIIDKGKIIAMDTSENLKNDIGGDVITIVSPQRDALYSAIKSMPEIKSIELHDSSITIGIQNAEKHVAHIVNVASAKNIDISSLSIHKPTLEDVFLHFTGRTIREEEASSKDQMRMMRKVGRR
- a CDS encoding PAS domain-containing sensor histidine kinase — protein: MRDADKSKEQLIQELRELRNKYESTFEEHESPCGTIDEIIKKDLVENKENYRQAISSISSIIWKLNVDNGEITNVYISPVADDILGLEAGVINNDWDIFLSYIHPDDAYTIYNKIMNGIKNNQLKINIDFRAKRADGMKLWFCCNCSILKNNGDARVFGNAVDITEHKRTEHELKNKNNELIQIVNSFPVPMFVINKEHEVTCWNKACEKETDISAERMIGTKDPWLAFYPKKRPVLADLIVDKNIESIEDFYEEKSLKTSFIEGGYDGEDFFPLLNKWLYFTAAPLKDMDGNIIGAIETLQDKTIEKQAEDALIAAKMLAENASRTKSEFLSNVSHELRTPLSLILGYSDLLLEENELMDQQQVKFAGIIKSGGSRLLDMINSLIYIAEIEDGKMELEISDFSLPEMVYDIQKVARSIAIKKNVKLDFTLDPNLRTIYADKSKLKIIFHHLITNAIKFTPEQGKIWVDIRHDHGNTLFIDVKDNGIGISDDDKVKLFDTFVQVDGSPTRRYGGSGLGLALVKKLVEIHKGSIWLESEPGKGSTFHLVIPAQNEIIKRTNVLLHPTVI
- the hmgA gene encoding hydroxymethylglutaryl-CoA reductase (NADPH), producing the protein MTSRMDLNREKKELLEGVISGEISYHKLDSLTDKETAVMIRRYSLEEKSGFNFDHIQNFSIDVESATKKNIENMIGVIQIPLGVAGPLKVNGEFAKDEFRLPLATTEGALVASVNRGCSVITMSGGANVRVFQDVMTRAPVFRLENVIKAKEFSDWLQNPEVLARMKAKAAETTRFGELVDVKPFVTGNSVYVRFSYDTKDAMGMNMVTIATDAVLNLIKDEFGAIPISLSGNMCVDKKPAAINNILGRGKTVVADVTIPAELVEKRLKCKPDTMVEVNYRKNLLGSARAGSLGYNAHAANIIAAMYIACGQDPAHVVEGSSAITTMEMTRYGDVYCSVTIPAMALGTVGGGTNLGTQYECLRLLGANGSGTPPGSNAKKLAEIIASAVLAGEISLVGAQAAGHLAKAHAELGR
- a CDS encoding cohesin domain-containing protein, yielding MTVKIQNFLTGIVLVACMLCLCTVASAATSVSILPSVDTVAPGESFTLDIYVRPDTQVAGVQLDLDYDASLVSIESIEEGDFLSSTGSPVMFNPGTIDNNQGTATQIYGTLIMGDGTSDEGTFCTIKLKASEATGTCQIRIENIVVGDKQGDELDAVTYDALVSVSDETETSDRNNDNDDGEELNIVVRQEENTDTSSTEKASPAIEEEEETSLQSVEDIAEPAAIQEATSAPESESSSSNVSILAAAAVAFLALAFVLDRKRK
- a CDS encoding helix-turn-helix domain-containing protein, translated to MASSIPEMLRAECKCEDMAKCVLGLKELDISTYKALLENGPMTAEKLGELLGRERSTAYRSLQNLISAGLVYRETKSISIGGYYYEYVGIEPVVVKEMIRKNIDQWYKKMNDLIENFDKELLS
- a CDS encoding PAS domain-containing sensor histidine kinase — its product is MDRDNVCIPDKDKAGKSSDSSGVLAIKKVNDAVFESAPNLILIIGNDFRIEKINKAGSELIGRDPASVLGMLGGDIFSCVNSVRGNGCGNTPECSRCTIRNIVLNTFKTGKDHHHIEGNMDILLPDETITGRDFFMSTVYVPLESASKVILYLDDISERKRAEKNLKEIEERFKILYENIPGGTLIIGKDYIIEDVNQRTCEITGYTREELVGQLCDIVCPKGSLSKKCPIWVDGLDGFQGMDTAIKCKNGTKTPILKNSKRIFIEGNQFILENYQDISESKSAEEAIINSKIMAEEANRTKSEFLATMSHELRTPLNAVIGYSDLLLDESYGGLNDQQKRSLGHISHSGKHLLKLINDILDISKIESGKMELHYETFSVEEKFGNVLNIVSPFARKKDIEISTSIEPKTLSITADKVRFKQILFNLATNAIKFTPNGGHVMLKACLKGDMAEFSVIDDGIGIAPDDMEKLFMPFQQIDSTISRKYDGTGLGLSLVKRFVEMHGGDVFVESELGKGSIFSFRLPLDVVTH
- a CDS encoding ATPase domain-containing protein, with protein sequence MTDADPSERVSSGISGLDEMLRGGFFKGTANVVSGDSGTGKTIFGTQFIAEGAKNGEKVMCIITSEESKSIVKEMKTSFGWNLEEYVEQGLLTFVDITDPSLRLQKSVEIAPSELIKSFKKLIESKIEDIQPTRIFIDSVEALFLAIESNYKLRTLIDDVFSVFRKHNVTSVITVGAMFGLDEMVEYGADSVIKLGRIMAGNNLQRSIYIMKMRGSGTINEVRVLSISDSGMSVLAQSPYLE
- a CDS encoding DUF5591 domain-containing protein, whose protein sequence is MCLTIIPEDERSSLPLDTDEIIYHPDMIRANEWILTEYAPPVRDFCIFVPCAKKKPYHESPSHKIFDKVIFGMLEPENVHVVVFGTCGITPRELDTEYPFMDYQFMLGKCNVAKIKRDFIKMESQRLAEYLEKTRDNYKHRVAYCIGDFRRAMELAVEMSGVEVTIVPKEETINSHVQPDKKFIYGSLNQASYLQDFSDAIAAFMGNELSQGISESKGPEDENAGVNDNDWYIL
- a CDS encoding ABC transporter permease, whose product is MDIVYTIWLRSVKRYVRSKSRLIGSLGMPLFLFLVLGFGLNSVVTMPGMEQGYIGFIMPGIVSMSVLFTSVFAGIQIIWDKQFGFLKETLVAPVSRFEIMLGQTVGGATTAVIQGLIILVLALFMGLEISTIPGFIVAIIFMTLIGLSFTAFGIAIASRMEDMHGFQLIMNFVIFPIFGLSGALFPIDSLPEWIRSLTLLDPLTYGVEGIRYGLLGTSQIDPVVSFGVLSGFTLLMVIVGSYLFRKICI